In a single window of the Acinetobacter sp. CS-2 genome:
- a CDS encoding polyprenyl synthetase family protein: MSSLTDVQANALTQAQQRIQQDLLTALDAFSIPEPLKGAVYHAVMLGGKRVRPALCYATAALKPNANFAAVRRAAVAIEMIHCYSLAHDDLPCMDNDSLRRGQPTCHVAFGEDTALLAGDILQSMAFEILGSRLFDQGPAVAPTIVLKQMQILATASSKMVCGQVLDLQAEGKRVNQDALENIHRNKTGALISAAVMMTAVTIFEGTDPAIPKLREYAQAIGLAFQVQDDILDIISDTAVLGKTAGKDEQVDKSTYPALMGLEKAQAYAKELHDQAFNALEMFAENAVELNQISEFLLARKS, encoded by the coding sequence GTGTCATCTTTAACTGACGTGCAAGCAAATGCATTAACTCAAGCACAGCAACGTATTCAACAAGATTTATTAACGGCATTAGACGCATTTTCCATTCCGGAGCCGCTTAAAGGGGCTGTGTATCATGCGGTCATGCTGGGTGGAAAACGGGTACGTCCTGCACTTTGTTATGCCACCGCTGCTTTAAAACCGAATGCAAATTTTGCTGCCGTACGCCGTGCTGCAGTCGCCATTGAAATGATTCATTGTTATTCACTGGCCCATGATGATTTACCCTGTATGGATAATGATTCCTTGCGTCGTGGTCAACCGACCTGTCATGTCGCTTTTGGGGAAGATACGGCATTATTGGCGGGTGATATTTTGCAGTCGATGGCCTTTGAAATCTTGGGCAGTCGCCTGTTTGATCAGGGCCCGGCAGTTGCTCCGACCATTGTTTTAAAACAGATGCAAATTTTGGCAACCGCCAGCTCGAAAATGGTCTGTGGTCAGGTGCTGGATTTGCAGGCTGAAGGCAAACGTGTCAATCAGGATGCTCTGGAAAATATTCACCGCAATAAAACCGGTGCCCTGATTTCTGCAGCCGTGATGATGACAGCCGTGACCATATTTGAAGGCACAGATCCTGCCATTCCTAAACTGCGTGAATATGCGCAAGCGATTGGACTGGCTTTTCAGGTGCAGGATGATATTCTGGATATTATTTCCGATACGGCAGTACTGGGAAAAACTGCGGGTAAGGATGAGCAAGTGGATAAATCAACTTATCCTGCACTTATGGGGCTGGAAAAAGCTCAAGCCTATGCCAAAGAGCTGCATGATCAGGCCTTTAATGCTTTGGAGATGTTTGCTGAAAATGCAGTTGAATTGAACCAGATTTCAGAATTTTTATTGGCGCGTAAAAGTTAA